In Arcobacter sp. CECT 8983, the DNA window ATGTTTGATACTCATATTGCTGGTGGTTTTAGCGAAGTGGAAATACCCAGCTCCATTCCGAACCTGGAAGTCAAGCACTTCTGCGCTGATAATACTGCAGGGTCCCCTTGTGGAAATGTAGGTCGCTGCCAGCTCTTGAGTATATTTATACTAAAGCTTACCATTACCAACTTATCTTAGTTGCTAATGGTAAGCTTTTTTTTTATCCTGCTTATTTGGATCCCTCTCCCTTGTTAGCCTTTCTTTTAGCCTTTTTATATTTTTTGTAATCACATTGAAATACTATCAATCTATAATTTTAGTATCTTAATTAAGGAGTAGATATGAAACTTATATATTTAGTATTATCAGAGGGTAGTGAGCTAGAGTTTGTGGGTACAGATGTTGATTATACTATTTTAAAAGAAGAATATTTAAAATATATGAAAACAGGCGAACAAGAACAATATTTATACTCTTTTCCTAATGAAGGAGAACTTTTAATTAACTTTGATGAACTTGTTTGTATATATGCAGAGGAAGATACAGATGAGGACGAAGATATAGAAGAAGATTTTATTTAAGAGAACTCATATTTAAACTGCTAGAGAGTTAACTCTCTAGCTATATATTAATCTCTTGCTTCTAAAATCTTAATAGAGTTGATTTTATCACCTTGTCTAATTGAATCAAGTACTTCAAAACTCTCTTCATCATTTTCTTCAATCTCACCAAAAACTGTATGTTGACCATCTAAGTGAGGTTGTGATTCAAAACAAATAAAGAATTGACTTCCACCAGTATTTGGTCCAGCATGAGCCATAGATAAGCTTCCTTTATTGTGTACTTGTTTATCTGCATCAGTTTCACACTCTATTGCCCAATCAGGTCCACCCATACCAGAACCTTCAGGACATCCACCTTGTGCCATGAAACCTGGAATAACTCTATGGAAGTTTAAATCATCATAAAAACCATCATTTGCTAATGTTGCAAAGTTAGAAACAGTATTAGGAGTTTCTTTATTAAAAAGTTTAATAAAAATTGTTCCTTTTTCAGTATCTATTTTTGCATATTGAAATTTTGCTAACTCTTCAGGAGAGTAATTATATTCTTTAAGTTCTTTTCTATTAAAACCAAACATTTTAATCCTTTATTATTTTAATTTTTTGAAATTATATCTTTTTTTGGTGTAAGATAGTTTAACTTTACTAAGTTATTAATTGTTTCTTTAAAAACAGGTACTGCTGACCATGCAGCATAATAATAATACCAGTTTTTACCTGTTGAAATTGGATCAACAACTGTTACACCAATTGTATATGAACTTTTTCCATCATTAACAAAGCCAAAGAATGATGAAATATATTTTCTAACATATTTTCCACCTTCAGCAACTTGGGCAGTTCCAGTTTTACCTCCAATTTCTAAACCATCAATTTGAGCTGCTTTTCCTGTTCCTTTTTGAACAGTTTTAATAAGAAGTCTTTTTATCTCTTCGGCAGTAGATTTTTTAATAATTCTTTCCCCTTCTAAAGTATCTTTTTTAAACTTTTCATTATCAAGTTCAATATAAGATACAATTTTAGGTGTAATCATTTTTCCACCATTATTAAATACAGAATAAGCTTTCATAATTTGCATAAATGTTGAAGTCATACCTTGTCCATATGAAACAGTTGCTTTAAATACATTATCTTCTTTTTCTTTGTCATTTGCAGCAAACTGCCAAACTTTTGGCATGACACCTATTTTTTCATAGGGTAAATCAATTCCTGTTTTTCTTGTAAAACCAAATCTTTTCATTCCTTCAAAAAATTCTGGTCCACTAAGTCTTTGTGCTAATTGCAATGTACCAATATTTGAAGAGAACATAAAAATATCATCAAGGGTTAAATAATGTTTTTTGAATTCATGATCATCTTTTATAAAAAATCTATCTAATTTATATCTTCCCCTAGGATATTCACCTTTACTGTTTGCTCTACCTTTTGTATTGTATGCAAAGAAAAGCTCATTTTTCTTTACTCTCCCTTTATCTAATACCAATGCAATAGATATTGGCTTAATAACAGAACCTGGTTCATATTGATACTCAATGGCATTAACATTTAAAGAGGGAATATCTTTTTGATAAATTCTTTCTGGATTAAATCTATTTGATGAAGCTAAAGATAAAATCTTTCCAGTATGACTTTCCATTATTGAAACAATAATCTCTTCAGCTCCTAGTTTCTTTTTATATCTATCTAAAATTGATTCATTGTTCTTTTGAAGTTTTAATGGAATATTTAAAACTAAATTTGCTCCATCAACTCTTTTTTTAATTGTTGAGTCTTTATTGAATGAAATATAAGATAAAACGTCTCTATTCCCACTAAGAACTCCATCTTTACTGCTATTTAAAAGGTCATTAAATTTTTTTTCTAAACCTTTAATTCCTTTTACCTTTGTTTTTCCATTTTCTGACTCATATTTTCTAATATAACCTACAACTGGAGTTAAAGTATCTTCATATGAGTAAACTCTTTTTTCACCACTTTCAACTATACTAAGACCTCTTAGAATTCTTCCCCCATCAACTTTTCTTGCTTTAAATACATCTAATTTTCTTAATTTAAATCCTAACTCTTTTAAGTTCTTTGCAGTTCTTGAATCTATATTATATGAAAGTACAACGTATCCTGGATTACGTAAAGATTCATCTATCTTTTCTTTTACT includes these proteins:
- a CDS encoding penicillin-binding protein 2, which produces MSSKLNDNDNKIKKIVILFFFILFLIIILITSVYFTINNERDLPRLETSKKELSVRGEIISADNFKITSSKKIYKASIDSRYLDKNKKELFIKLFAIYSNIPYEKVKEKIDESLRNPGYVVLSYNIDSRTAKNLKELGFKLRKLDVFKARKVDGGRILRGLSIVESGEKRVYSYEDTLTPVVGYIRKYESENGKTKVKGIKGLEKKFNDLLNSSKDGVLSGNRDVLSYISFNKDSTIKKRVDGANLVLNIPLKLQKNNESILDRYKKKLGAEEIIVSIMESHTGKILSLASSNRFNPERIYQKDIPSLNVNAIEYQYEPGSVIKPISIALVLDKGRVKKNELFFAYNTKGRANSKGEYPRGRYKLDRFFIKDDHEFKKHYLTLDDIFMFSSNIGTLQLAQRLSGPEFFEGMKRFGFTRKTGIDLPYEKIGVMPKVWQFAANDKEKEDNVFKATVSYGQGMTSTFMQIMKAYSVFNNGGKMITPKIVSYIELDNEKFKKDTLEGERIIKKSTAEEIKRLLIKTVQKGTGKAAQIDGLEIGGKTGTAQVAEGGKYVRKYISSFFGFVNDGKSSYTIGVTVVDPISTGKNWYYYYAAWSAVPVFKETINNLVKLNYLTPKKDIISKN
- a CDS encoding peptidylprolyl isomerase; protein product: MFGFNRKELKEYNYSPEELAKFQYAKIDTEKGTIFIKLFNKETPNTVSNFATLANDGFYDDLNFHRVIPGFMAQGGCPEGSGMGGPDWAIECETDADKQVHNKGSLSMAHAGPNTGGSQFFICFESQPHLDGQHTVFGEIEENDEESFEVLDSIRQGDKINSIKILEARD